The following proteins are co-located in the Vigna unguiculata cultivar IT97K-499-35 chromosome 9, ASM411807v1, whole genome shotgun sequence genome:
- the LOC114195940 gene encoding GDSL esterase/lipase At5g45910-like, with protein sequence MKITILFTIIFTFGFLRNVLSRDTPLPFEAIFNFGDSISDTGNSASHDPFPRNSPYGSTFFKSPAGRLSNGRLMIDFIAGAYGLPMLPAYLTIKKGTNIKKGVNFAYSGSTALNKTYFDQRGMNVKAAAYSLGTQLDWFNEIKPSLCKSKAECDAYFKKSLFLVGEIGGNDLNEIIPNKNITAIKEMIPDIVDSITKYTSKVIEHGAVEIAVPGNFPIGCNSFVLKTAGSDKKEDYDEYGCLIPYNNIISEFNEQLKKGLETLRQKNPTVKIMYFDYYGAALSLFHEPKKFGFVYGKIKTFEVCCGKGGGYKLEGICGRGDTTVCADPSKHINWDGFHLTEAAYKLMAKGLLEGPYANPPVTPPPFKIH encoded by the exons ATGAAGATCACCATTCTCTTTAccataatatttacttttggTTTCCTAAGAAATGTTCTTTCTCGTGACACTCCTCTTCCATTTGAAGCCATTTTCAACTTCGGTGACTCTATAAGTGACACGGGAAATTCTGCTTCTCATGATCCATTTCCACGTAATAGTCCTTATGGTTCAACGTTCTTTAAAAGTCCTGCAGGGCGTTTGTCAAATGGACGATTAATGATAGATTTCATAG CTGGGGCATATGGATTACCAATGTTGCCTGCATATTTGACTATCAAAAAAGGAACAAACATTAAGAAAGGGGTAAATTTTGCATATTCTGGTTCAACTGCACTTAATAAGACTTACTTCGATCAAAGAGGAATGAATGTAAAAGCAGCTGCTTATTCATTGGGCACTCAACTTGATTGGTTTAATGAGATCAAACCCTCACTCTGTAAAAGCAAAGCAG AATGTGATGCCTACTTCAAAAAATCATTGTTTCTGGTGGGTGAGATCGGTGGGAATGACCTTAACGAAATTATcccaaataaaaatattacagcAATTAAAGAGATGATTCCAGACATTGTCGACAGCATTACCAAATACACTTCT AAAGTGATCGAACATGGTGCCGTAGAGATAGCAGTTCCAGGGAACTTCCCCATTGGCTGCAattcatttgttttaaaaaCAGCGGGTAGTGATAAGAAAGAGGATTATGACGAATATGGGTGTTTAATACCTTACAATAATATCATCTCAGAGTTCAATGAGCAACTCAAAAAGGGTTTAGAGACATTAAGACAAAAGAATCCAACAGTTAAGATAATGTATTTTGATTACTATGGTGCTGCCCTAAGCTTATTTCATGAACCAAAAAAATTTG GCTTTGTTTATGGTAAAATTAAGACCTTTGAAGTGTGTTGTGGAAAGGGTGGAGGATATAAGCTAGAGGGAATCTGTGGACGTGGTGATACAACAGTTTGTGCAGATCCTTCAAAACATATAAACTGGGATGGATTTCATTTAACTGAAGCAGCCTACAAACTCATGGCGAAAGGACTTCTTGAGGGTCCTTATGCTAATCCTCCTGTTACACCTCCTCCTTTCAAGATACACTAA